In the Zingiber officinale cultivar Zhangliang chromosome 5A, Zo_v1.1, whole genome shotgun sequence genome, GATCCCTCATCCCTGTGTGTTGCACTCATGTATGATTGGATCCTATCACTTTGCCACGTCATCCAAATAGTTGTTGACATGGAAAGGAGAGTTGACCTTGTTACTTGCTCAGGCCGGCCgttcaaaaatatttatgaaaCCAATTAGCTAGACAAATTAATGAATACCTTCGATGTGATATCATTTAGATCGacttataattaaaataatacaatAATCCAGGGATTTGACTTTCTCGCAGCTGGTTGACTTTGACTTTGTTTATTGTCCTGAGTTTGGATTCATCTGACATTTATCTCTTCTACGGATGGTTCGACGGCAAGTAAACGCCTGCGCCGTCGCCCAAGCGCTCCTCGTCCGCCAAGACTTGCGCATCTGCTGACCGCGCCCGAGCAGCGTACACAGCGACGCGCGCTTGCGTCTCGGCCAACTCACGCTGGGCCCCACTGATCTCGGCCTGCAGCGCAGAGATCACTCCGGCGCTGCCGTACACCGGATCCTGCACCCTCCAGAACGCCTCCAAGGCGATGGCGTCCGCCGCTTCGCTTCGTTGCTCCTCTGGAATTTGCTTAAGTACACGAAGCAAAtattcttaaaattaattaagcttaaaaataaataacatatgataataataataatattagtttttttttttaaaaaaaaaacctggaGCATTCGGGAAACGTTACTGGCGCCAAAGATGCGATGGACATAAGCAAATCTGGTGGGGTTCGTCGAGGGGAAGAAGGGAGCTAACGTACAGTCCTCGCAGCATCGCCTCCGAAGATATCTGCAAGCTGCGCACCGAGTATAGTTCGACATGTAGAGGGTTTTCT is a window encoding:
- the LOC121979718 gene encoding LOB domain-containing protein 24-like, with translation MSNYTRCAACRYLRRRCCEDCTLAPFFPSTNPTRFAYVHRIFGASNVSRMLQQIPEEQRSEAADAIALEAFWRVQDPVYGSAGVISALQAEISGAQRELAETQARVAVYAARARSADAQVLADEERLGDGAGVYLPSNHP